One stretch of Lysobacterales bacterium DNA includes these proteins:
- a CDS encoding M1 family metallopeptidase: MRTLFAGLVAVLAAVGPITVRGENARDEHSYAHLDEVRIKHVYLDLDVSFEQRRLAGFAEISLDWKQPQAKRLDLDTRDLSIERVSAQRSDGSWSNAPFSLAKRDAKFGSHLRIRLKDAAPKVRVYYRTAPGASGLQWLEPAQTLGKQTPFMFSQAQAIHARSFAPLQDTPAVRFTYRARVTAPEGIRVVMSADNDPAADGRGGFRFHMPQPIPSYLLAIAAGDIASRQVGPRSYVWTEPGRLDAVAKEFEDIEAMILAAEKLYGPYRWGRYDMLVLPPSFPFGGMENPRLSFLTPTLIAGDKSLVNVVAHELAHSWSGNLATNGSWRDLWLNESFTSYVENRIVEAVFGVDQALMDQVVGQQELLAELKELPALDQHLVLSLKGRDPDDAFSGVPYQKGEWMLRTLEKRFGREEFDAVVRAWFDEHAFQSVSTEEFLEFFGTRLLDAKDAPVRRADLDVWLHQPGVPKHALLSHSAKLEAIDGALADFLAGKRDAATLTAGSWATGEWVHFLNGFAEKADAAKMAALDSSYGLTQRQNREISMRWFLAGIRADYAPIRDALRAHLIEIGRRKLMMPLWTELAKTPQNKVWATEVYRIARPGLHPIAQNSVDAVLGFKP; encoded by the coding sequence ATGCGCACCCTGTTTGCCGGCCTGGTGGCCGTTCTTGCGGCCGTCGGGCCGATCACCGTTCGTGGCGAGAACGCGCGCGACGAGCATTCCTACGCGCATCTGGACGAGGTCCGGATCAAGCACGTCTATCTGGATCTCGATGTCTCGTTCGAGCAGCGGCGGCTCGCCGGTTTTGCCGAGATCAGTCTGGACTGGAAGCAGCCGCAGGCGAAGCGGCTCGATCTGGACACCCGCGACCTGAGCATCGAGCGGGTCAGCGCGCAGCGCAGCGATGGCAGCTGGTCGAACGCGCCGTTCTCGCTGGCGAAGCGCGATGCGAAGTTCGGCTCGCACCTGCGCATCCGTCTGAAGGACGCTGCGCCCAAGGTGCGCGTGTACTACCGCACTGCGCCGGGCGCGTCCGGGCTGCAGTGGCTGGAGCCGGCGCAGACACTCGGCAAGCAGACACCCTTCATGTTCTCGCAGGCGCAAGCGATTCACGCGCGCAGCTTCGCGCCGTTGCAAGACACGCCCGCGGTGCGCTTCACCTATCGCGCGCGCGTCACCGCGCCCGAGGGCATCCGCGTCGTGATGAGCGCCGACAACGACCCGGCAGCCGATGGTCGCGGCGGCTTCCGCTTCCACATGCCGCAGCCGATCCCGTCCTACCTGCTCGCGATCGCGGCCGGCGACATCGCCTCGAGGCAGGTCGGTCCGCGCTCCTATGTCTGGACCGAACCCGGCCGGCTGGATGCGGTGGCGAAGGAGTTCGAGGACATCGAGGCGATGATCCTCGCCGCCGAGAAGCTCTACGGTCCGTATCGCTGGGGGCGCTACGACATGCTGGTGCTGCCGCCCTCGTTCCCGTTCGGCGGCATGGAGAATCCGCGCCTGTCGTTCCTGACGCCAACGCTGATCGCCGGCGACAAGTCGCTGGTCAACGTGGTCGCGCATGAACTCGCGCATTCCTGGTCCGGCAATCTCGCCACCAACGGCAGCTGGCGCGACCTGTGGCTCAACGAGAGCTTCACCAGCTACGTCGAGAACCGCATCGTCGAAGCGGTGTTCGGCGTCGATCAGGCGTTGATGGATCAAGTCGTCGGCCAGCAGGAACTGCTCGCCGAGTTGAAGGAGCTGCCGGCACTCGACCAGCACCTGGTGCTGAGCCTCAAGGGCCGCGATCCCGACGATGCCTTCAGCGGCGTGCCCTACCAGAAGGGCGAGTGGATGCTGCGCACGCTGGAGAAGCGCTTCGGCCGCGAGGAGTTCGACGCGGTGGTGCGCGCCTGGTTCGACGAGCACGCGTTCCAGTCGGTCTCGACCGAGGAGTTCCTGGAGTTCTTCGGCACGCGTCTGCTCGATGCCAAGGACGCGCCAGTGCGCCGCGCCGATCTCGACGTGTGGCTGCACCAGCCGGGCGTGCCCAAGCACGCGCTGCTGTCGCACTCGGCCAAGCTCGAAGCCATCGACGGTGCGCTGGCCGACTTCTTGGCCGGCAAGCGCGATGCCGCAACGCTGACCGCGGGCTCTTGGGCCACCGGCGAGTGGGTGCATTTCCTCAACGGCTTCGCCGAGAAGGCCGATGCCGCGAAGATGGCCGCACTCGATTCCAGCTACGGCCTGACGCAGCGCCAGAACCGCGAGATCAGCATGCGCTGGTTCCTCGCCGGCATCCGCGCCGACTACGCACCGATCCGCGATGCGCTGCGCGCGCACCTGATCGAGATCGGCCGACGCAAGCTGATGATGCCGCTGTGGACCGAGCTCGCAAAGACGCCGCAGAACAAGGTCTGGGCGACCGAGGTCTACCGGATCGCGCGCCCGGGTCTGCACCCGATCGCGCAGAACTCGGTCGATGCGGTGCTCGGCTTCAAGCCCTGA
- a CDS encoding alpha/beta fold hydrolase has product MRWLKRLLILLAALAAAATAAVFLAPGHVLNAELARKHWMAGAEERFIEVDGQRWRYLERGPADADVVVLLHGLQADSSTWLDVLRHAPDTRRYLVPDLPGFGGSPNPPGPDFRAGAQAGRLHAWLDALHVGRIDLVGHSMGGDIAGRYAAAHPQRVRTLAFLDSAGVPFAPNDFMRAIQGGGNPYRLETRADFDAFLDIVFKHRPFLPKPVLAAYADRVLPRGADWDEAMRQLRQPNEVFVLAGLLPTLDLPTLVLWCRDDRVLDVSSVDAFRAGLPNEQVVLLDDCGHMPLMERPRETATALAQLWRSVYGLPPDEI; this is encoded by the coding sequence ATGCGCTGGCTGAAGCGACTGCTGATCCTGCTCGCGGCCCTGGCCGCGGCCGCGACCGCGGCGGTGTTCCTGGCACCCGGCCACGTGCTCAATGCCGAATTGGCGCGCAAGCACTGGATGGCCGGCGCCGAGGAGCGATTCATCGAAGTCGATGGCCAACGCTGGCGTTATCTCGAGCGCGGCCCGGCCGACGCCGATGTGGTGGTGCTGTTGCACGGACTGCAGGCCGATTCGAGCACCTGGCTCGACGTGCTCCGGCACGCGCCGGACACGCGCCGTTACCTCGTCCCCGACCTGCCCGGCTTCGGCGGCAGCCCGAACCCGCCCGGGCCGGACTTCCGCGCCGGTGCCCAGGCCGGTCGGCTGCATGCGTGGCTCGATGCCTTGCACGTCGGCCGCATCGACCTGGTCGGTCACTCGATGGGCGGCGACATCGCCGGGCGCTACGCCGCCGCGCACCCGCAACGCGTGCGCACGCTGGCCTTCCTCGACTCCGCCGGCGTTCCGTTCGCGCCGAACGATTTCATGCGCGCGATCCAGGGCGGCGGCAATCCGTACCGGCTCGAAACGAGAGCCGACTTCGACGCCTTCCTCGATATCGTGTTCAAGCACCGCCCGTTCCTGCCGAAACCGGTGCTCGCTGCCTATGCCGATCGCGTGCTCCCGCGCGGCGCCGACTGGGACGAAGCCATGCGCCAGTTGCGCCAGCCCAACGAAGTGTTCGTGCTCGCCGGCCTGCTGCCCACGCTCGACCTGCCGACCCTGGTGCTCTGGTGCCGCGATGACCGCGTGCTCGATGTCAGCTCGGTCGATGCCTTCCGCGCCGGCCTGCCGAACGAGCAAGTCGTGCTGCTCGACGACTGCGGCCACATGCCCCTCATGGAACGCCCCCGCGAAACCGCCACCGCCCTCGCCCAACTGTGGCGGAGCGTGTATGGGTTGCCTCCCGATGAAATTTGA
- a CDS encoding NrdJb, which yields MAIKIGKKIKDYSVVRPEDKARAVPAVAMSTPAETIALPKSADVIQMTEQVERPDVLIGSTYKVKSPLFEHALYVTLNDIVLNQGTEHELRRPFEVFINSKNMDHFQWIVALTRIMSAVFRKGGDVTFLVEEMKAVFDPRGGYFKAGGVYMPSIVAEIGSVVEEHLKSIGLIHDPEMSVEARKLIADKRSAYESRSKKRQSDTATDAVTVPADLAEKFPPSATLCHKCNTKATIIMDGCATCLNCGYSKCG from the coding sequence ATGGCGATCAAGATCGGGAAGAAGATCAAGGACTACAGTGTGGTGCGACCGGAAGACAAGGCGCGCGCAGTGCCTGCGGTTGCCATGAGCACTCCGGCCGAGACGATCGCACTGCCGAAGTCCGCCGACGTCATCCAGATGACCGAACAGGTCGAGCGTCCCGACGTGCTGATCGGCTCGACCTACAAGGTCAAGTCGCCGTTGTTTGAGCATGCGCTGTACGTCACGCTGAACGACATCGTGCTCAACCAGGGCACCGAGCATGAGCTGCGGCGCCCGTTCGAGGTGTTCATCAATTCCAAGAACATGGATCACTTCCAGTGGATCGTGGCGTTGACGCGGATCATGAGCGCGGTGTTCCGCAAGGGCGGCGATGTCACCTTCCTGGTCGAGGAGATGAAGGCGGTATTCGATCCGCGCGGTGGCTACTTCAAGGCCGGTGGCGTGTACATGCCCTCGATCGTCGCCGAGATCGGCAGCGTGGTCGAAGAACATCTGAAGTCGATCGGCCTGATCCACGATCCGGAGATGAGCGTCGAGGCGCGCAAGCTGATCGCCGACAAGCGTTCCGCCTACGAATCGCGTTCGAAGAAGCGGCAATCCGATACGGCGACGGATGCGGTCACCGTGCCGGCTGATCTCGCCGAGAAGTTCCCGCCGAGCGCGACCCTGTGCCACAAGTGCAACACCAAGGCCACCATCATCATGGACGGCTGCGCGACCTGCCTGAACTGCGGTTACTCGAAGTGCGGTTGA